From a single Rosa rugosa chromosome 7, drRosRugo1.1, whole genome shotgun sequence genomic region:
- the LOC133722371 gene encoding F-box/kelch-repeat protein At3g23880-like: MRNKRREDVASSITEDLHMEILVRLPVKSLIRFQCVCKRWRGLIRSSSFVTAHIRQHSHTHLITDDRSCFDQVELCYSLFRCERFEQSLELKPPFHPQLDYNSRLDYFKIYGSKNGLVCLAGNVMDSSSPIYIWNPSVRKFRILPQPRFDHYCVDCFPKHVDIPLLFGFHPELNDYKVIRMMLPGSIKMEVYTLSTNSWKIIQVIPPWLNTMKFSTRSEFWNGMAYWLATKDSMVRVVSFDTNNEEFEELAVPITILSDDWDAYIEVYKESICLLHVKVELDNDVGCDCIDFWVLQERCFKKLHTVYFPQVYHVIWGFSVDNELLLEDYSSDGELAFYNLESKQVQKIRISSYLSVHTYIESLVLFDM, from the coding sequence ATGAGAAACAAACGCAGGGAGGATGTTGCCAGTTCCATCACTGAAGATCTCCACATGGAAATCTTAGTAAGACTCCCGGTAAAATCACTCATTCGGTTTCAGTGTGTATGCAAGCGGTGGAGGGGTTTGATTCGCAGCTCAAGTTTTGTTACAGCACATATCAGACAACATTCCCATACCCATCTAATTACGGATGACCGCTCATGTTTTGACCAGGTTGAGCTTTGTTACTCTCTTTTTCGTTGTGAAAGATTTGAGCAGTCCCTGGAGTTAAAACCTCCCTTTCATCCCCAACTAGACTATAATTCCCGACTAGACTACTTCAAGATATATGGTTCAAAAAACGGTTTAGTGTGTCTTGCTGGGAATGTAATGGATTCAAGCAGCCCTATATACATATGGAACCCCTCTGTTAGGAAATTCAGGATTCTTCCACAACCAAGATTCGATCATTATTGTGTGGACTGTTTTCCCAAGCATGTTGATATCCCTCTCTTATTTGGATTCCACCCAGAACTAAATGACTATAAGGTGATAAGGATGATGCTGCCTGGTTCCATCAAAATGGAGGTTTATACTCTTAGCACAAACTCTTGGAAGATTATTCAAGTCATTCCACCTTGGCTCAATACCATGAAGTTTTCTACTCGATCTGAATTTTGGAATGGAATGGCATATTGGCTTGCCACCAAAGATTCAATGGTTAGGGTTGTGTCGTTTGATACTAACAATGAAGAATTTGAAGAGCTAGCGGTCCCAATTACGATTTTGAGTGATGATTGGGATGCATATATCGAAGTGTACAAAGAATCGATTTGCCTACTTCATGTCAAAGTTGAACTGGATAATGACGTTGGCTGTGACTGTATCGACTTCTGGGTTCTGCAAGAACGGTGTTTTAAGAAACTGCATACTGTTTATTTTCCTCAAGTATATCATGTCATTTGGGGCTTTAGCGTGGATAATGAGCTCTTACTAGAAGATTATTCTTCTGATGGCGAATTGGCGTTTTATAATCTTGAATCCAAACAGGTTCAGAAAATTCGAATCAGTTCCTATTTAAGCGTACATACTTACATTGAAAGTTTAGTTTTATTTGATATGTAA
- the LOC133721953 gene encoding pentatricopeptide repeat-containing protein At3g56550, whose amino-acid sequence MSTSKPKAILTLLQGCNTLKRLRKIHAHVITNGLQHHPSISNKLLNFCAVSVSGSLPYAQLLFHCHIPNPQTQDWNSMIRGFSQSPSPLQAISYYNHMLSSSSASDCPPDTFSFSFVLKACERVRAESKCREVHGVVVRYGYDMDVVVCTNLIKSYAGNGSVDNARRVFDEMSDRDLVCWNSMISCYSQAGLHHEALNIYSLMRNQNVGLDGFTLVGLLSSCAHLGALNAGVTMHELARQKGYLASVYVGNALIDMYAKCGDLDGALCVFERMRKRDAFTWNSMIVGYGVHGRGDEAIYFFEKMMMAGVQPNSITFLGLLCGCSHQGLVEKGVGYFHMMSSKFNIKPGIKHYGCLVDLFGRAGKLEKALHVIRTSRAQDDPVLWRTLLSSCKIHKNVEIGEVALKNLIRLGSSNAGDYVLLATIYFRAKDADGVSRMRKLIKNQGVRTTPGWSWIEVGDQVHKFVVDDKSHPDTEEIYRNLEVVVQRAALHGYLQEESLIRASEFTSIDTNCSGTSGSCHSEKLALAFGLARTPEGTCLRIVKNLRVCRDCHSFTKFVSQAFNREIIVRDRVRFHHFKGGLCSCKDYW is encoded by the coding sequence ATGTCGACTTCGAAACCCAAAGCCATCCTAACCCTCTTGCAAGGATGCAACACCCTCAAAAGGCTCAGAAAAATCCACGCCCACGTCATCACCAACGGTCTTCAACACCACCCTTCCATTTCCAACAAGCTCCTCAACTTCTGCGCCGTCTCCGTCTCAGGCAGCTTACCCTACGCTCAGCTTCTCTTCCATTGTCACATCCCAAACCCACAAACCCAAGACTGGAATTCCATGATCAGAGGCTTCTCCCAAAGCCCATCTCCTCTTCAAGCCATTTCTTACTACAACCACATGCTTTCGTCCTCCTCCGCTTCCGATTGCCCACCCGACACGTTTAGCTTCTCGTTTGTGCTCAAGGCTTGCGAGAGAGTCAGGGCAGAGAGCAAGTGCCGAGAGGTTCATGGAGTTGTGGTTCGCTATGGTTATGATATGGACGTTGTTGTTTGCACCAATTTGATCAAGTCTTATGCTGGCAATGGGTCAGTTGATAATGCACGGAGAGTGTTCGACGAAATGTCTGATAGAGACTTGGTGTGTTGGAATTCCATGATCTCGTGCTACTCTCAAGCGGGTCTTCACCATGAGGCGTTGAATATATATAGTCTTATGAGAAATCAAAATGTGGGTCTTGATGGGTTCACTCTTGTTGGGTTGCTTTCGTCTTGTGCTCACCTGGGTGCGCTGAACGCCGGAGTCACAATGCATGAACTTGCTCGTCAGAAGGGGTATTTGGCAAGTGTTTATGTTGGCAATGCGCTTATAGATATGTACGCAAAATGTGGTGACTTGGATGGTGCTCTTTGTGTCTTTGAGAGAATGAGAAAGCGGGATGCTTTTACGTGGAACTCCATGATTGTTGGGTATGGAGTACATGGTCGCGGGGACGAAGCAATCtatttttttgagaagatgATGATGGCAGGTGTTCAGCCGAATTCCATCACATTTCTCGGGTTGTTGTGTGGGTGCAGTCACCAAGGATTGGTAGAGAAGGGTGTTGGTTACTTCCATATGATGAGCTCCAAGTTCAATATCAAACCTGGAATTAAGCACTATGGGTGTCTGGTGGATCTGTTTGGTCGAGCTGGGAAGCTCGAGAAGGCGCTTCATGTTATTAGGACTTCACGTGCACAGGATGATCCAGTTCTATGGCGGACTCTGCTCAGCTCTTGCAAGATTCATAAAAACGTGGAAATAGGAGAAGTTGCCTTGAAGAATCTAATCCGTTTAGGGTCATCAAATGCAGGGGACTACGTACTTCTTGCTACTATTTATTTTAGGGCGAAAGATGCAGATGGTGTTTCAAGGATGAGAAAATTGATTAAAAACCAGGGAGTGAGGACCACTCCTGGTTGGAGCTGGATTGAAGTTGGCGATCAGGTTCACAAATTTGTAGTGGATGACAAGTCACATCCAGATACTGAAGAAATCTATCGAAATTTGGAGGTAGTAGTCCAGCGAGCTGCTCTACATGGTTATCTGCAAGAGGAATCTCTTATCAGAGCCTCTGAATTTACCTCCATAGACACCAACTGTTCGGGAACTTCTGGTTCATGTCACAGTGAGAAGCTGGCACTTGCTTTTGGCTTGGCAAGAACTCCAGAAGGAACATGTTTACGGATAGTAAAAAACTTGAGAGTTTGTAGAGATTGCCATTCATTTACAAAATTTGTTTCCCAAGCATTTAATCGAGAAATAATTGTTAGGGACCGAGTTCGGTTTCATCACTTCAAGGGTGGATTGTGTAGTTGTAAAGACTATTGGTGA